CGAAAACATAAATTATTAGATGTCCGAATCCGGAGAAGTTGATAATAAGAAAATATGCCCGTATTCGGGCAAAAGAATCGCGGGGCACGCGAGGATAGCTTGTAGATACTTGGCTCAGTAGAGCCATTGAGCAAGAAGCCCTCACTTCAAAGTCAGGGATTTAAGTGGTGGGAGCATGTCACTGTTAAAATCATGAAATAATTATAAAACTTTTTGTTCTATTTTTACTCATATTTTTTAACACATTGATGCGATTGGGGCAGGGGTTACAGTTTGCTTTCTGTCAGTATCAGTGTCCATACCGGTCCGGATACCGTTGGTATTGGTATCAGTTTCAGATAGAACGTTCAGAAAGGAGCAAAGTATCATATGTTTCAAATTTTTGTTGATTCCGCAGCCAATTTACCAGCTGTGATTGCAAAAAAATATAACATCCATGTCATTTCTTTTGTTAATCTGATTTCGGGTAAGGAGGTTACCTGTTATAATCCAGATCTTTCGCCTGAAGAAGAGCGCCAGAAAGGTACAGAGTATTATAATGCCATGCGTGAGGGTTGCGAGATTAAAACGGGGCTGATCAGTACAGCAACTTTTGAAGAAGAGTTTGAAAAGGTATTACAGGCAGATCAGGATGTCTTATATTTTTCTTTGAGTAAAAATATTAGTGGGAATTATAATTCTGCAAGATTAGCGGCAGAAGAAGTAATGGATAAGGAGATCAATGGTCGTAAAATACGCTTAATCGATACGCTTAATGCTTCGCTTGCGCAGGGGATTCTTGCTATATATGCCAGTGAGATGAGAGATAAAGGTATGACTGTTGATGAAGCTGCGGATATTATGGAAAGCTATGTCGGAAAAATGAATGGTGTGTTTACTGTTGGAGATCTTAAGTATCTTTCCCGGACAGGCCGGATTAAGGGAAGTGTTGCCACGATTGGAAATGTCCTCAAGATTAAACCTATATTAAGAGGGGATAAAGATGGATATATTGTCACTTATAAAAATGTTCGTGGCCGTAAATCCGCTTTAAATACTCTGGTGAATCTGGTTTGCAATAATATCGTAGATCCGGAACAACAGATTATTGGTATTGCTCATGCCGATGCCTACGAAGATTCCCTTTATATTATGAATAAAATACAAGAAAGAATCAAAGTACGAGATTTTATTAATACTTCCTATGATTTTTGTACAGGAAGTCATGTCGGTCCAGATACGATCGCACTGTTTTTCCTTGGTAATGACAGGGAGTTATCACAAAATTAATATCAAAATTTTTTAAACGGCGTAAATCCAAGATGTGATTTGCGCCGTTTTATAGTGCTATTGCAAATGAGATGTCATAAGACAACTTATGATTTTAACATAATATAGCAAGAATTCTCCTTCCTCTGCAGGTGGGAGATGAATTGCGTAAAAACAAAAAAGAGAACACTTGTTCAATGACACAATCCATGGTATAATAGAGTCAGTAGAAAAGGAAAAATAAATCATAATGCGCAGCCGAGAACGGAACTTAGTAAATTTATCAATGCCTGTAAAAGCACCAGTAGCAGACTATTGAAAAAGGAGTATCTGGAAATCAGGGAAAAGCTTTGGAAAGAAGCCTTTTGGAGTCAGAGTTTCTGCCCTGCTGACAGCAGGAGGGGTTCTAGTAGAAGTAATCCATCAAGACATTGAAACCCAGGGAGGGAAAGAGTATTGAACATAGCATATCGTTTCCGAATTTATCCGACAGAAGAACAGAAGATACTTCTTGGCAAAACATTTGGCTGTTGTCGTTTTCTGTATAATCAGATGCTCAATGATAAGATCCGGGAGTATGAAAAGACAAAGAAAATGTTAAAAAACACACCGGCCATGTATAAAAAGGAATATCCATTTCTGAAGGAAGTAGATTCGCTGGCGCTGGCAAATGTCCAGCTTCATCTGGAAAAGGCCTATAAGAATTTTTTTCGGGATCCCAAGATTGGATTTCCAAGGTTTAAGTCAAAACATCATTCCAAAAACAGCTATACAACGAATGTGGTCAATGGAAATATCCTGGTGGAAAGTAAGCGGATCCGGCTTCCTAAATTAAAATGGATTGCCATGAAAAAACACAGGGAGCCAGCAGAAGGCCTTCGCCTGAAATCAGTGACGGGTTAGTATGGAACCATCCGGAAAATACTTTGCAAACCTGCTTTATGAAGGATACAGCTGTGAAAACCAAGCTGCTGAACCGGATTACAGTACTGCAAAGATACTTGGGATTGATTATGCAATGCAGGGAATGGCAGTGTTTTCAGAAAAGGTTGAGACGGAAGAAGCAGGATTTTTTAGAAAAAATGAAAAAAGACTGGCAAGGGAGCAGAGAAAGTTATCAAGATGCGTACGGGGAAGCCATAATTATGAACTGCAGAAAAAGAAAGTTGCCAGATGTCATGAAAAGATACGAAATCAGCGAAGAGATCATCTGCACAAACTTAGCCGAAAAATTGCAGACGGTTATGATGCAGCTGCAGTGGAAGATATCGATATGAAAGCAATGGGTCAGTGCCTGCATTTCGGAAAAAGCGTACAGGATAATGGATATGGCTTGTTCAGGGAAATGTTAGACTATAAGCTGGCGTGGAAAGGAAAGAAAATGGTAAAGGTAGACCGTTTCTTTCCTTCCAGTAAAAAATGCTGTAAATGTGGAAGGATAAAGAAAGAGCTGAAATTATCCGAAAGAGTCTATCACTGTGTGTGTGGAAATAAGATGGACAGAGATCGTAATGCAGCAATCAACATACGTGAAGAGGCAAGAAGGATGTTGACAGCATAAACTGTCCGTATCCGGGCCAAAGAATCGCGGGGCACGCGAGGATAGCTTGTAGATACTTGGCTCAGTAGAGCCATTGAGCAAGAAGCCCCCACTTCAAAATCTATGATTTAAGTGGTGGGAGCATGTCACTACGATGTACAGGAGGCTTTTTTGTATGAATATGTCGCAAAACTGTATGAATTATATTCATTTTACACAGGAAAGTGTAGTCGGTACATATCAATGGAAAGGTGATATAGACCTTGCAAATATTGTTTTAATAGGTTTAGCAGAAGACCTTCCAGAAAAAGAAGAGAAATATGAACTTCATCGTTTGCTGGGAGCATTATTATCTGCTAAATTGGATGTAGATGAGAAGTTTGACATTATAATACAAACGAAATTATCCTATATAAAAGCAGTATTAAAAAACAGATATTAATAAAAGCAGTCATTCTCCATTTACAAAACTATAGCAAGAGAATATCTGAAAAAGGAAAATCCTGGTAAATAACAAAAAGAAAAGTATTTGCTATGAAGATATAGCATGAGATATAATGAAAGTGACATTAGAAAGGATGTGAATGATATGTGTAATCTGAGTCAGGGAATAAAAGAACAGGCATATGCAGAGGGAACGGAAAATGGCATTGTGAAAGGTGTTGCTATTGGAAAACAGGAAGGAATTGCCGAGACTATAGTTAAGAGGTATCGGTGATGATTTTGTATCATGGGAGTAATGTAACCGTAGAACAACCAAAACTTATTAAGCAAAATCGCTATTTAGATTTTGGATTCGGTTTTTATACTACAACGAATCGCAATCAGGCAGTAAATTTTGCACAAAAAGCAACCCATCGTCGAAAAAAAGGTAAAGCAACGCTAAATATTTATTCAATAGATGAAATAGTAGCATTTAAGGAAGGTAGCTTGCTTAAATTTGAAAGTCCAGATGAAGCATGGCTGGATTTTGTAGCGGCAAATCGTCAGGGAACGTATCAGGGTAAGCAAAGAGATTTTATCTATGGAGCGGTTGCTAATGATGACGTTTACAGAACCATTACTCTATATATGACTGGTGTATTAGACAAAAAACAGACATTAGAAGCACTTAAAATTCGCAAATTATTTAATCAGATGGTGTTTGCAACGGAAGAATCTTTAAAATACCTGCATTTTGAGAGGAGTGAGCTTGTATGAATGATAATCAGTTTAGTGCGATGCTGGCGATTATTGTACCACCGATTATTGAGCAGATTATAAAGAATAGTAATGTAGATGAAAATAAGGCTATTTCAAAATTTTATCAATCTGAGCTGTATAAAGAACTTGCGGATGAAGAGTCAAAATTGTGGCATTATAGTCCTCTGACATTGTATACTATGTATCAGGATGAGCTTTTAACAGGAAGTTATGATTATCCAGAGGAGGCATAAGTTATGAGTAAAGAAGCGAACTTTTTAATTTATTGCATGGAGCGATACCGTTATTTAAAGAAGCTCTCAGGTGCAGATGTGGCGAGAATTTTTGAAAAATACGATATTTATGGATATATAACAAAATATTTTGAAGCATTGCATACAATGGGAGATAATTATATTGTGCAAGATATTGATGATTATATTGCTAATGCGGTAAATACTAATCAGATAAAGGTATAAACGGATATGTGTAATCTGAGTCAGGGAATAAAAGAACAGGCATATGTGGAAGGTACTGAGAATGGAATCGCCATTGGAAAACAAGAAGGAATTACTACAGTCCAATCTAATAGATAAAAAAGAAACCGACATAAAGCCGGCTTCAAAAGAGAGGAAAGTATGAAAAAATCTATCAAAAATCTGTTGTTGTTTTTGATGGTTTTATGATACTGGAAATTTGTGAACAGGTTGTGAGTAAAGAATGAAGATAATCTGACGAAAAAAGAAATTGCTGACGTTTTTTTGTAAGAAATGCAATTTATCAGTAAAAAGTAGCATGACAAAGAGCAAGCTGGGAAATGGCTTGCTCTTTACTTTATATAACGTTATTGTTTGAATAACTTTTTTCAACAAGTTAAATTAACACTTTTTATTATCAAATGCTGGGTTGAATGCATAGAAATTCCGGCTGTCTAAGTGGTCTTGCACAATTCGGAGACTTTCACCAAATCTTTGAAAGTGTACGATTTCTCTTTCACGAAGGAATTTAATCGCAGCATAAACATCCGGGTCATCTTTTACAAGACGGAGGATATTGTCATAGGTAGTGCGTGCCTTCTGCTCCGCAGCCATATCCTCCATCAGATCTGTGATCGGGTCACCGGTAGACTGCATAGTATCTGCACTCCATGGAGTGCCACTTGCGGCGATCGGATAAATGCCGGTTGTATGGTCAACATAATAATCAGCAAATCCCTGTTCTTTAATCTGTTCTATCGTGAGATTACGGGTGAGCTGGTGAACGATCGTGCAGACCATTTCAATATGGTTTAGTTCTTCAGTACCTACAGAAGCATCAGAAGAGGAGACGAAAACGAAATTGGAATACAGACAAGGCTGTGTTCATATATTGGGTAGAGCTACATTTGCAGGAGTATTCATTTTTATGAATATGAATAAATATGAGTGTTTGAATCAGAAAAAGAAATATTGTGGAGAATCTCCTTTTTCGGGTAAGAAACGAGTTGCGGCGTATTGTCGTGTTTCGACGGAGAGAGAGGAACAGGCGCAGTCTTTTGAAAGTCAGTGCAATTTTTTTCGATGTTATATTGAGGAGAAGAAGGAGTGGGAATTTTATAAGGTTTTTGCAGATGAGGGGATTTCGGGGACGAGTACGAAGAAAAGGGAGCAGTTTAATCGGATGATCGCGGAGGCGAGGCAGGGTAAGTTTGATTTGCTTCTTACAAAGGAGATTTCCCGTTTTGCAAGAAATACGCTTGACAGTATTTATTATACGAGGGAGCTTCGGAAGGTGGGAGTCGGGGTACTGTTTTTGAATGACGGAATCAATACGTTAGAGGGAGATGCGGAGCTGCGTCTTTCGATTATGGCATCAATTGCACAGGAAGAAAGCCGGAAAACATCGGAGAGAGTGAAATGGGGGCAAAAACGCCGGATGGAGGAAGGTGTTGTCTTTGGAAGAAGTATGCTTGGTTATGATGTGAAAAATGGGAAAATGTATGTGAATGAGGAAGGGGCTAAAGTTGTTCGGAAAATATTTTATAAATTTGTTTTAGAAAGAAAAAGTACACACACGATTGCGAAGGAGCTTTTAGAGGAAGGAATTTACCCTATGCGGAGTAAAAAATGGAGAAATACGGTTATTTTAAGAATTTTGCAGAATGAAAAGTATTGTGGGGATCTTGTGCAGAAGAAGACATTTACACCGGATTATCTTTCGCATGAGAAAAAATATAACCGGGGTGAGGAAGAGTTTGTTATTATTAAAAATCATCACGTGCCGATTATTTCGAGAGAAATGTTTGAAAAAGCGGAAAAGATTTTTGAGGAAAAACAAAAGAAGAGGTAAACCATATCCTACAAATCCGTTAAAAAATATGCTACTATTGATAATAAGAAATAGTCGAGGGAGGTACACATATGGGGAGTTATATGAATCCAGGAAGTTTTTCATTTCGTGGGAGTCTGCGTTCTAAAATATATGTAGACAAAAGCGAATTGATTGCAAAGATAAATGAAGTTCTTTACACTGAGCAGAAGTATATTTGTGTAAGCCGTCCGAGAAGATTTGGTAAGTCGATGGCAGCAAATATGCTTGCAGCATATTATGATCGAAGTGAGAATACAGAAGAATTATTTCAGAATCTTATGATTAGCAAAGATAGTTCATATAGGGAAAATCTAAATCAATATGATGTGATTAAGATTAATATGCAGGAATTTTTAAGCCTGTCGGGGACGATAGAAGAAATGCTGCAAATGCTTAGAGATTATCTGCTTTCAGATTTTAAAGAAGCTTATCATGAAGTACATTTTCGAGATGAAAAAAATCTAATTCAGGTTATGAAAGATGTTTTTTCTTATACAAAATGTCCGTTTGTAATTCTGATTGATGAGTGGGACTGCCTGTTTCGGGAATATAAACAGGACAAAGAAGCCCAGAAGAAATATTTGGATTTTTTACGGGTCTGGCTGAAAGATAAAGATTATGTAGCACTTGCATACATGACGGGAATTCTGCCGATTAAAAAATATGGGTCTCACTCTGCACTAAATATGTTTACAGAATATTCGATGACAAATCCGCGCGAAATGGCGGAGTATTTTGGGTTCACAGAAGAGGAAGTAGAGAAATTGTGTGAAAGATTCGACCGCAATTTTGAGGAAACTCATACCTGGTACGATGGATATGAACTGGTAAAAATAGATGGGAAAGAGAAAATCTATTATTCCATGTATAGTCCTAAATCAGTAGTGGATGCCATGTTGAGTGGTGTGTTTGATAACTACTGGAATCAGACAGAAACCTATGAAGCACTAAAAGCATATATAAAGTTAAATTTTGACGGACTAAAAGATGCAGTGATTCGTATGCTTGCAGGAGAAAGAGTTCAGATTAATACGGGGACATTTTCCAATGATATGACGAGTTTTCAGGGAAAAGATGATGTATTAACTCTGCTGATTCATTTAGGATATTTAAGTTATCACTGGCCGGACAAAACAGTTACAATTCCAAACAAAGAAGTATCTCAGGAATATATCAATGCAATCAGTACGATGGACTGGTCTGAGGTGACAGCATCCATTGAAGATTCCAGAATGTTGTTAGAAGCTCTTTGGAATATGGATGGAAAAGCTGTGGCAGAAGGAATTGACAAAGCACATCAAGAGATTTCCATTTTGCAATATAACAACGAAAATTCATTAAGCTGTACTATACATCTTGCATTTTATTTTGCGAGAGAATATTACACGATAGTCAGAGAACTTCCAACAGGAAAAGGATTTGCAGATGTTTGCTTTATTCCAAGAAAAATGCATCTCGATAAACCGGCTGTAATTATAGAATTAAAATGGGATAAAAGTGCAAAAGGAGCAATCAGCCAGATTAAGGAAAAACATTATGTAGAGGCTTTGAAAGATTATCAGGGAAAGTTATTGCTAGCAGGAATTAATTATGATAAAGACACAAAAAAGCATACCTGTATGATAGAAGAATTCTGATTTTGGGCTGTTGCTTTACATACGGTGTCTCCCTATCTGTGTTAACCCGAAATTTACAATAATTTTACAATAATTCCACTTTATCTTGATAGAAGAGCATACAAAAACTTGCTATCTTATATAACGTAGATTCTAAAGTTTTCAACAAAAGAATGGCGAAAAGGAAAAGAGGTTATTATGAGAAAGCTTATGTGGAAAAAAGCTGCAGCAGCAGCTATGACTGCAACAATTTTAGCAACAAGTGCAACAGTTCTTCAAGCGGCTGCCCCACCGGACGGATATACGAATGCACAAGATACCGTAGAGGCTTACGGTGGAGCCTACAGCAATTGGATGACAAAGTGGAACAGTACAATCAGTAAGGATAGAGAGCAGATTTCTCTTTCTCCGGGAAGTGACAACAGTTCATTGAATTTTGCATGGTATACAAAGAAAGCTTCTGGAATTCAGAAGTTAAAGATCGCAGAGAATAAGAGACTTACGAATGCAAAAGTATATGAGGCAAAGCAGACAGAGGCAGTGACAGACAAAGATGATACAGCATATGTATCAAATAAAGTAACTGCAACAGATTTAAAGGCTAACACAACCTATTATTACAGTTATCAGAAAGACGGACAGTGGACAGCACCAGAAAAATATACAACAGATAATGGCAGTAAGTTCAGCTTTATCTTTGTAGGTGATCCACAGATTGGTTCTTCAAATGAATTAAAAGGACAGGATACGGCCGAGTTTTATAATGCACAGTCTGCAGCAGTAGCAAATGATGCATTTAACTGGAATACAACTTTAAGCCAGGCGATGGAAAAGACAAATAATAAAGCAAGTTTTGTTCTTTCTTCTGGTGACCAGATTCAGAGTACAAAGAAAAAGTCTCCGAATAAGGCAGCGTGGGGAAGTGAAATCGAATACAGTGGATATTTAAGCCCGGATGTATTAAAGAATCTTCCGGTAGCAACTACTGTAGGTAATCATGATGCAGACAATGCAAACTACACCTATCATTTCAATACAGCAAATGCCAGTGAACTTGGTTCAAATAAAACCGTTGGCGGTGACTATTGGTTTAAACATGATAATGCTTTATTTATTATGTTAAATACACAGGACACCAATGTAGAAGAACATAGACAGTTTATCGAGCAGACGGTAGCAGCAAATAAAGACTGCAAGTGGAGAATCGTTACACTCCATCAGGATATTTATGGTTCTGCGGAACATTCTAATGAACCGGAGATCACAAACTTAAGATATCAGCTTGCACCAATTTTCGAAGATAACAAAGTAGATGTTGTTCTTACCGGACATGACCATGCTTATTCTCGCACACAGATTTTAAAGGGTGGACATAAAACAACAGAGTATTCTAATAGTGATTTCAAATCTATGTTAAACAAAGATATGGATGCCGGAGAGAATCCAGATACGGTATACACAGCAAAAGAAAATATTAAAGCAGACACGACAGATCCATCTGAAAAAGCATATCTTGATTACTTGAATCAGGTAATGGATAAAGATGCCATTCAGCAGGTAACAAAGAAGGGTACAACCGTATTTAATCCAACTGGTATTCTTTACATGACAGCAGGTTCTTCCTCAGGAAGTAAATACTATGACCTTGTTCCAAGACAGCAGAGCTACATCGCAAACCGCTGGCAGCAGGATGTCCCTACTTATTCGGTTATTGATATTACAGATACAACATTTACGATCAATACATACCGTACAGACACAGAAGAAAAGATTGACGAGACATTCAGTATTGCAAAAGTAAACGAATCTGAAAATAAAAATCAGACAGAAGATAAGAAACAGCCGGCTACAGAAAAGAAAGATACAACCAAACCAATTGAAACAGCAATTGCACCAAAGAAAGCAGTGCTTAAGAAAGTAAAAGCAACTGGTAAAAAGAAAGTAAAAATAATTGTTAAAAAGACTTCTGAAAAAATCAATGGATATGAGGTGATTTTATCTACGAAGAAGAACTTTAAGAAAGCAAAGAAGGTGACAACAAAGGAAAATGTTGTTATAGTGAAAAAATTAAAAGCTGGTAAAAAATATTTCGTAAAAGTACGTGCCTTCAAGAAGGTGGGTAATAAAAAGATTTACGGAAAATATAGTACAGTGAAAAAAGTTATTGTAAAGAAGTAGCTATAAAGAAGTAGCTGCAAAGAAGTAATAAAACAGCAACAGTGAAAAAGTAACAGTAAAAAAATAACAGCAAAGAAATAACAGGAGATCTTATGTCAGAAGAATTAAAGAAAACTGACATAAAAAAGATTGCAGGAAGGGGATGTCTGGTGGTAGCGGGCATCCTGTTTCTGCTCTTTTTATGTCGATATAATCAGATAAAAAAAGAATCTTTATATGATACAGAAGGAAGAACATTTGCTAAGGCAGAGGTAACGGATATTTTGCAGGATAATGAGACGAAAGATGGGATTTATATTGGCAGGCAGCTTGTAAAATTAAAAGTTACTTCGGGAAAATGGAAGGGAAAAACGATGGAAGCAGACAGTTCTTCTGCCTATCTGTATGGAGCACATTGCAAAAAAGGAAGCAGGGTAATTGCACTAATCAGTGAGGCAAATGGTTCTTTTTCAGCTTCTGTCTACAGCGTGGACAGAGAGATGCAGGTGTATTTGATTATAGCCATTTTTCTACTGACATTAATTATTATCGGAGGAAAGCAGGGACTTGCTTCTGTAATTGGACTTGCATTTACGGCGATATGTATTTTATTTTTATTTTTACCGATGATATATAAAGGACATTCTCCGATTCTGGCAGCGGTGATTGTTGTTATCCTGACGACAATTGTAACGATGTATCTTGTAGGCGGGGCTTCAGGAAAGACAGCAGTAGCCATTGCCGGAACTGTTTTAGGAGTACTGATCTCTGCACTGTTTGCTTTGATATTTTGTAAAATGACAGATATAAGCGGGTATAATGTATCAGCGATCGAAAGCCTGATCTATGTAAGAGATCAGACAGGAATAGAAGTAGGACAGCTTTTATTTGCAGGTATTCTTATTGCTTCTTTAGGTGCTGTCATGGATGTAGCAATGTCGATCTCATCAACGATAGAAGAAATATCTTATCAAAATCCTGAACTGGGGATAAAAGGCTTATTTTTTTCTGGAATGCGTGTCGGAAAAGATATGATGGGAACGATGTCAAATACATTAATTCTTGCCTTTGCAGGCGGTTCGATTAATACACTGGTATTTATCTATGCTTATAATTATGAATATTTGCAGATGATCAATATGTTTGATATCGGAATCGAAATCATTCAGGGAGTTGCTTCAAGTATGGGAGTCATCCTTACTGTACCGATCTGCTCATTTTTGTCAGCATGTATACAAGGAAAACAAAAGAAAACCTTGACAAAAGAAAAATAGTAATATATTATGAACCCTAGTAAGGAAATGGAAATTGAGGAGCAATATTATGATGATGATGTGTGTCATGCCAATGAATTACATAACTTGTAGCTGTGAAGATTCACAGATGGATATGTCTTCTGTGAGGGAGACTGGCTTGCCTGCACATAATGATCAGAATGCGTGTTTATAGATTTTCAGAAGATTTGTTTGAAAAGAGCTTGAGAAGGATGGATTACCAGAGCTCTTATTTCGGCAGAGATTATAATTTTCATGACACCAGAGATGAGTTTCAAGCAGGTAGTGATACCTGCTTTTTTCTTTCATACCAAAAAGAAACTTAATGGCAGGTAAATACCGACCGCAAGCTGAAACAATTTTCATAAAAACCAGGGAGGAAGAATAATGGCAGAGATTGTAATAGAGAATCTCTATAAGTCTTTTGATACAAAAGATGGAACAGTAGAGGCTCTTAAAAATGTTAATTTAAGCATCGAGTCCGGAGATATTTACGGTATTATCGGTATGTCCGGCGCTGGAAAGAGTACATTAGTACGATGTATTAACTTTCTTGAAGTTCCGACAAAGGGACGGGTTCTTATTAATGGAAAGTCTTTAGGAGATTATACTTCAAGAGAACTTAGAAAGCAGAGAGAAGACATCGGAATGATTTTTCAGCATTTCAACTTACTGATGCAGAAAAATGTTTTGGAAAATGTTTGTTTTCCGTTGTATATTCAGGGAAAGTCCAAGAAAGATGCTAAAAAGCGTGCAAAGGAGCTTTTGGATATCGTTGGACTTGGGGATAGAACTGGAGCATTTCCGGCACAGTTGTCCGGTGGACAAAAGCAGAGAGTTGCGATTGC
This Anaerobutyricum hallii DNA region includes the following protein-coding sequences:
- a CDS encoding RNA-guided endonuclease InsQ/TnpB family protein codes for the protein MEPSGKYFANLLYEGYSCENQAAEPDYSTAKILGIDYAMQGMAVFSEKVETEEAGFFRKNEKRLAREQRKLSRCVRGSHNYELQKKKVARCHEKIRNQRRDHLHKLSRKIADGYDAAAVEDIDMKAMGQCLHFGKSVQDNGYGLFREMLDYKLAWKGKKMVKVDRFFPSSKKCCKCGRIKKELKLSERVYHCVCGNKMDRDRNAAINIREEARRMLTA
- a CDS encoding YibE/F family protein, with amino-acid sequence MSEELKKTDIKKIAGRGCLVVAGILFLLFLCRYNQIKKESLYDTEGRTFAKAEVTDILQDNETKDGIYIGRQLVKLKVTSGKWKGKTMEADSSSAYLYGAHCKKGSRVIALISEANGSFSASVYSVDREMQVYLIIAIFLLTLIIIGGKQGLASVIGLAFTAICILFLFLPMIYKGHSPILAAVIVVILTTIVTMYLVGGASGKTAVAIAGTVLGVLISALFALIFCKMTDISGYNVSAIESLIYVRDQTGIEVGQLLFAGILIASLGAVMDVAMSISSTIEEISYQNPELGIKGLFFSGMRVGKDMMGTMSNTLILAFAGGSINTLVFIYAYNYEYLQMINMFDIGIEIIQGVASSMGVILTVPICSFLSACIQGKQKKTLTKEK
- a CDS encoding DUF3990 domain-containing protein, with protein sequence MILYHGSNVTVEQPKLIKQNRYLDFGFGFYTTTNRNQAVNFAQKATHRRKKGKATLNIYSIDEIVAFKEGSLLKFESPDEAWLDFVAANRQGTYQGKQRDFIYGAVANDDVYRTITLYMTGVLDKKQTLEALKIRKLFNQMVFATEESLKYLHFERSELV
- a CDS encoding DUF3791 domain-containing protein, yielding MSKEANFLIYCMERYRYLKKLSGADVARIFEKYDIYGYITKYFEALHTMGDNYIVQDIDDYIANAVNTNQIKV
- a CDS encoding DegV family protein, which translates into the protein MFQIFVDSAANLPAVIAKKYNIHVISFVNLISGKEVTCYNPDLSPEEERQKGTEYYNAMREGCEIKTGLISTATFEEEFEKVLQADQDVLYFSLSKNISGNYNSARLAAEEVMDKEINGRKIRLIDTLNASLAQGILAIYASEMRDKGMTVDEAADIMESYVGKMNGVFTVGDLKYLSRTGRIKGSVATIGNVLKIKPILRGDKDGYIVTYKNVRGRKSALNTLVNLVCNNIVDPEQQIIGIAHADAYEDSLYIMNKIQERIKVRDFINTSYDFCTGSHVGPDTIALFFLGNDRELSQN
- a CDS encoding purple acid phosphatase family protein, with amino-acid sequence MRKLMWKKAAAAAMTATILATSATVLQAAAPPDGYTNAQDTVEAYGGAYSNWMTKWNSTISKDREQISLSPGSDNSSLNFAWYTKKASGIQKLKIAENKRLTNAKVYEAKQTEAVTDKDDTAYVSNKVTATDLKANTTYYYSYQKDGQWTAPEKYTTDNGSKFSFIFVGDPQIGSSNELKGQDTAEFYNAQSAAVANDAFNWNTTLSQAMEKTNNKASFVLSSGDQIQSTKKKSPNKAAWGSEIEYSGYLSPDVLKNLPVATTVGNHDADNANYTYHFNTANASELGSNKTVGGDYWFKHDNALFIMLNTQDTNVEEHRQFIEQTVAANKDCKWRIVTLHQDIYGSAEHSNEPEITNLRYQLAPIFEDNKVDVVLTGHDHAYSRTQILKGGHKTTEYSNSDFKSMLNKDMDAGENPDTVYTAKENIKADTTDPSEKAYLDYLNQVMDKDAIQQVTKKGTTVFNPTGILYMTAGSSSGSKYYDLVPRQQSYIANRWQQDVPTYSVIDITDTTFTINTYRTDTEEKIDETFSIAKVNESENKNQTEDKKQPATEKKDTTKPIETAIAPKKAVLKKVKATGKKKVKIIVKKTSEKINGYEVILSTKKNFKKAKKVTTKENVVIVKKLKAGKKYFVKVRAFKKVGNKKIYGKYSTVKKVIVKK
- a CDS encoding recombinase family protein, whose translation is MNMNKYECLNQKKKYCGESPFSGKKRVAAYCRVSTEREEQAQSFESQCNFFRCYIEEKKEWEFYKVFADEGISGTSTKKREQFNRMIAEARQGKFDLLLTKEISRFARNTLDSIYYTRELRKVGVGVLFLNDGINTLEGDAELRLSIMASIAQEESRKTSERVKWGQKRRMEEGVVFGRSMLGYDVKNGKMYVNEEGAKVVRKIFYKFVLERKSTHTIAKELLEEGIYPMRSKKWRNTVILRILQNEKYCGDLVQKKTFTPDYLSHEKKYNRGEEEFVIIKNHHVPIISREMFEKAEKIFEEKQKKR
- a CDS encoding AAA family ATPase: MGSYMNPGSFSFRGSLRSKIYVDKSELIAKINEVLYTEQKYICVSRPRRFGKSMAANMLAAYYDRSENTEELFQNLMISKDSSYRENLNQYDVIKINMQEFLSLSGTIEEMLQMLRDYLLSDFKEAYHEVHFRDEKNLIQVMKDVFSYTKCPFVILIDEWDCLFREYKQDKEAQKKYLDFLRVWLKDKDYVALAYMTGILPIKKYGSHSALNMFTEYSMTNPREMAEYFGFTEEEVEKLCERFDRNFEETHTWYDGYELVKIDGKEKIYYSMYSPKSVVDAMLSGVFDNYWNQTETYEALKAYIKLNFDGLKDAVIRMLAGERVQINTGTFSNDMTSFQGKDDVLTLLIHLGYLSYHWPDKTVTIPNKEVSQEYINAISTMDWSEVTASIEDSRMLLEALWNMDGKAVAEGIDKAHQEISILQYNNENSLSCTIHLAFYFAREYYTIVRELPTGKGFADVCFIPRKMHLDKPAVIIELKWDKSAKGAISQIKEKHYVEALKDYQGKLLLAGINYDKDTKKHTCMIEEF
- a CDS encoding RNA-guided endonuclease TnpB family protein produces the protein MNIAYRFRIYPTEEQKILLGKTFGCCRFLYNQMLNDKIREYEKTKKMLKNTPAMYKKEYPFLKEVDSLALANVQLHLEKAYKNFFRDPKIGFPRFKSKHHSKNSYTTNVVNGNILVESKRIRLPKLKWIAMKKHREPAEGLRLKSVTG